Proteins encoded by one window of Glycine soja cultivar W05 chromosome 15, ASM419377v2, whole genome shotgun sequence:
- the LOC114386411 gene encoding heterogeneous nuclear ribonucleoprotein U-like protein 1 isoform X2, with the protein MASNKRHFAEEDDDPHSFSKKSKESESESDASPSSLRVFLNPADCDLDFHIDGNGHVGYGLHEEGFAYCWSGARANVGITRGRYCFACKVVSAQTVNMQDTAPEQQHICRLGISRGDNAVGNLGESRQSFGYGGTGKFSNCGRFLDFGDKFGVGDTIVCCVDLDLESRPLASIGFSKNGKWLGAATQFDAARLGVVDSPPGNLQWTSALFPHVLLKNVVVQMQFSVKDGLVPEDGFKPWASAMEDGNIVMGPSFSEPRDCEVIMMVGLPASGKTTWAEKWVKDHPEKRYVLLGTNSILDQMKVPGLLRRNNYGERFDLLMDRATRIFNILLSRAANIPRNYIIDQTNVYKSARKRKLEPFADYQKIAVVVFPKPDELKIRSDKRFTEMGKEVPPDAVNKMIANYVLPKSKDMPRSDEFFDQVMFVELNRGESQKYLDQMKQNLAYISSNNSSTLPPGGSFESFAGSNLPNKRSLTGSGLHQPGSYSPIAPPNYGMPGQVSQVNANGGMNSFSGVYPGCQIPHVARAASPCEPYYNNESNCFARDIAGYNQTYGAIPTGDMRNYNSSVVRGPYRPNIVENNMIFRDAFPDAYRSRMNEPSPIAIARSMSFDYSTHTEPYPDAYRSGMNESSPIARARATRNEPYPKEDSSHSYRGFRPELHTRFPTLFGTYASQRPRYF; encoded by the exons ATGGCTTCGAACAAAAGGCATTTCGCGGAGGAAGACGACGATCCTCACTCGTTCTCCAAGAAATCGAAGGAatctgaatctgaatctgaTGCATCCCCTTCTTCTCTTCGTGTTTTTCTCAATCCTGCGGACTGTGACTTGG ATTTCCATATTGATGGCAATGGACATGTTGGATATGGCCTTCATGAGGAAGGGTTTGCTTATTGCTGGTCCGGTGCCCGAGCTAACGTGGGAATAACCAGAGGTAGATATTGTTTTGCCTGCAAAGTTGTTTCTGCACAGACGGTTAACATGCAGGACACGGCCCCTGAGCAGCAGCATATTTGTCGCCTCGGGATTTCCAGAGGGGACAATGCGGTTGGAAACCTAGGGGAGTCCAGGCAGAGCTTTGGATATGGTGGCACGGGCAAGTTTTCGAACTGTGGAAGATTCTTAGATTTTGGTGACAAGTTTGGTGTTGGTGATACAATAGTTTGTTGCGTTGACCTCGACCTTGAAAGCAGACCACTGGCTTCTATTGGTTTCTCCAAGAATGGGAAATGGTTGGGTGCTGCAACTCAATTTGATGCGGCTCGCCTTGGAGTGGTGGATTCTCCTCCCGGGAATTTACAATGGACATCGGCCCTTTTTCCGCATGTGCTGTTGAAAAATGTTGTGGTCCAGATGCAGTTCAGTGTCAAAGATGGACTTGTTCCTGAAGATGGGTTCAAACCTTGGGCCTCGGCTATGGAGGATGGAAACATAGTTATGGGACCTTCTTTTTCTGAACCAAGGGATTGTGAAGTGATAATGATGGTGGGGTTACCAGCTTCAGGCAAGACTACATGGGCAGAAAAATGGGTAAAAGATCATCCAGAGAAGCGTTATGTGTTGCTTGGGACAAATTCAATTCTTGATCAGATGAAG GTACCTGGACTATTGCGGAGAAACAACTATGGTGAAAGATTTGATCTTTTGATGGATAGGGCAACTCGAATTTTCAATATACTGCTATCCAGGGCAGCTAATATACCTCGCAATTATATAATTGACCAGACAAATGTCTATAAAAGTGCACGTAAGCGTAAACTTGAGCCATTTGCTGATTATCAGAAG ATTGCTGTTGTTGTATTCCCAAAGCCAGATGAGCTCAAGATACGGTCTGATAAAAGATTTACAGAAATGGGGAAAGAAGTGCCACCTGATGCTGTGAATAAAATGATAG CTAATTATGTTCTGCCTAAAAGCAAGGATATGCCTCGTTCAGATGAATTTTTTGATCAG gTAATGTTTGTAGAACTGAACCGAGGCGAGTCTCAGAAATATTTGGATCAGATGAAGCAGAATCTTGCATATATATCTAGTAATAACTCATCAACATTACCCCCTGGAGGTTCTTTTGAGTCTTTTGCTGGTTCGAATTTACCAAATAAAAGAAGTCTCACAG GCAGTGGTCTTCACCAGCCTGGCTCTTATTCTCCCATCGCTCCACCCAACTATGGGATGCCTGGTCAAGTTAGTCAG GTTAATGCAAATGGGGGTATGAATTCATTTTCTGGAGTATATCCAGGATGTCAAATTCCGCATGTTGCCAGAGCAGCCTCTCCTTGTGAACCTTATTACAATAATGAATCAAATTGTTTTGCTAGAGATATTGCCGGTTATAATCAAACTTACGGTGCTATTCCGACTGGTGATATGCGGAATTACAACAGCTCTGTTGTGCGTGGCCCATATAGGCCAAACATTGTAGAGAACAATATGATTTTCCGTGATGCTTTTCCTGATGCCTACAGGAGTCGCATGAATGAACCCTCTCCAATAGCAATTGCAAGGTCAATGTCTTTCGATTATAGCACTCATACTGAACCTTATCCTGATGCCTACAGGAGTGGCATGAATGAATCCTCTCCAATAGCAAGGGCAAGGGCAACTCGTAATGAACCTTATCCTAAAGAGGATTCCAGCCATTCCTACAGAGGTTTCCGGCCTGAACTGCATACTCGCTTCCCGACGTTATTTG GAACATATGCCTCCCAGCGTCCAAGATACTTCTAA
- the LOC114386411 gene encoding heterogeneous nuclear ribonucleoprotein U-like protein 1 isoform X1: MASNKRHFAEEDDDPHSFSKKSKESESESDASPSSLRVFLNPADCDLDFHIDGNGHVGYGLHEEGFAYCWSGARANVGITRGRYCFACKVVSAQTVNMQDTAPEQQHICRLGISRGDNAVGNLGESRQSFGYGGTGKFSNCGRFLDFGDKFGVGDTIVCCVDLDLESRPLASIGFSKNGKWLGAATQFDAARLGVVDSPPGNLQWTSALFPHVLLKNVVVQMQFSVKDGLVPEDGFKPWASAMEDGNIVMGPSFSEPRDCEVIMMVGLPASGKTTWAEKWVKDHPEKRYVLLGTNSILDQMKVPGLLRRNNYGERFDLLMDRATRIFNILLSRAANIPRNYIIDQTNVYKSARKRKLEPFADYQKIAVVVFPKPDELKIRSDKRFTEMGKEVPPDAVNKMIANYVLPKSKDMPRSDEFFDQVMFVELNRGESQKYLDQMKQNLAYISSNNSSTLPPGGSFESFAGSNLPNKRSLTGSGLHQPGSYSPIAPPNYGMPGQVSQVNANGGMNSFSGVYPGCQIPHVARAASPCEPYYNNESNCFARDIAGYNQTYGAIPTGDMRNYNSSVVRGPYRPNIVENNMIFRDAFPDAYRSRMNEPSPIAIARSMSFDYSTHTEPYPDAYRSGMNESSPIARARATRNEPYPKEDSSHSYRGFRPELHTRFPTLFDSLSPYGTLTPRPSYGSSPNNMPYSGTYASQRPRYF, from the exons ATGGCTTCGAACAAAAGGCATTTCGCGGAGGAAGACGACGATCCTCACTCGTTCTCCAAGAAATCGAAGGAatctgaatctgaatctgaTGCATCCCCTTCTTCTCTTCGTGTTTTTCTCAATCCTGCGGACTGTGACTTGG ATTTCCATATTGATGGCAATGGACATGTTGGATATGGCCTTCATGAGGAAGGGTTTGCTTATTGCTGGTCCGGTGCCCGAGCTAACGTGGGAATAACCAGAGGTAGATATTGTTTTGCCTGCAAAGTTGTTTCTGCACAGACGGTTAACATGCAGGACACGGCCCCTGAGCAGCAGCATATTTGTCGCCTCGGGATTTCCAGAGGGGACAATGCGGTTGGAAACCTAGGGGAGTCCAGGCAGAGCTTTGGATATGGTGGCACGGGCAAGTTTTCGAACTGTGGAAGATTCTTAGATTTTGGTGACAAGTTTGGTGTTGGTGATACAATAGTTTGTTGCGTTGACCTCGACCTTGAAAGCAGACCACTGGCTTCTATTGGTTTCTCCAAGAATGGGAAATGGTTGGGTGCTGCAACTCAATTTGATGCGGCTCGCCTTGGAGTGGTGGATTCTCCTCCCGGGAATTTACAATGGACATCGGCCCTTTTTCCGCATGTGCTGTTGAAAAATGTTGTGGTCCAGATGCAGTTCAGTGTCAAAGATGGACTTGTTCCTGAAGATGGGTTCAAACCTTGGGCCTCGGCTATGGAGGATGGAAACATAGTTATGGGACCTTCTTTTTCTGAACCAAGGGATTGTGAAGTGATAATGATGGTGGGGTTACCAGCTTCAGGCAAGACTACATGGGCAGAAAAATGGGTAAAAGATCATCCAGAGAAGCGTTATGTGTTGCTTGGGACAAATTCAATTCTTGATCAGATGAAG GTACCTGGACTATTGCGGAGAAACAACTATGGTGAAAGATTTGATCTTTTGATGGATAGGGCAACTCGAATTTTCAATATACTGCTATCCAGGGCAGCTAATATACCTCGCAATTATATAATTGACCAGACAAATGTCTATAAAAGTGCACGTAAGCGTAAACTTGAGCCATTTGCTGATTATCAGAAG ATTGCTGTTGTTGTATTCCCAAAGCCAGATGAGCTCAAGATACGGTCTGATAAAAGATTTACAGAAATGGGGAAAGAAGTGCCACCTGATGCTGTGAATAAAATGATAG CTAATTATGTTCTGCCTAAAAGCAAGGATATGCCTCGTTCAGATGAATTTTTTGATCAG gTAATGTTTGTAGAACTGAACCGAGGCGAGTCTCAGAAATATTTGGATCAGATGAAGCAGAATCTTGCATATATATCTAGTAATAACTCATCAACATTACCCCCTGGAGGTTCTTTTGAGTCTTTTGCTGGTTCGAATTTACCAAATAAAAGAAGTCTCACAG GCAGTGGTCTTCACCAGCCTGGCTCTTATTCTCCCATCGCTCCACCCAACTATGGGATGCCTGGTCAAGTTAGTCAG GTTAATGCAAATGGGGGTATGAATTCATTTTCTGGAGTATATCCAGGATGTCAAATTCCGCATGTTGCCAGAGCAGCCTCTCCTTGTGAACCTTATTACAATAATGAATCAAATTGTTTTGCTAGAGATATTGCCGGTTATAATCAAACTTACGGTGCTATTCCGACTGGTGATATGCGGAATTACAACAGCTCTGTTGTGCGTGGCCCATATAGGCCAAACATTGTAGAGAACAATATGATTTTCCGTGATGCTTTTCCTGATGCCTACAGGAGTCGCATGAATGAACCCTCTCCAATAGCAATTGCAAGGTCAATGTCTTTCGATTATAGCACTCATACTGAACCTTATCCTGATGCCTACAGGAGTGGCATGAATGAATCCTCTCCAATAGCAAGGGCAAGGGCAACTCGTAATGAACCTTATCCTAAAGAGGATTCCAGCCATTCCTACAGAGGTTTCCGGCCTGAACTGCATACTCGCTTCCCGACGTTATTTG ATTCACTTTCCCCATATGGGACACTGACTCCAAGACCTTCTTATGGAAGTTCACCTAATAACATGCCGTATTCAGGAACATATGCCTCCCAGCGTCCAAGATACTTCTAA